The Ruania halotolerans genome contains the following window.
TGCGTGGTTCACCACGGCGGGACCGGCCCTTGAGGTACGCGGCCAGAGCATTCCGAAGTCGGTTCTCCCGGGCGACGAGCGAAACCAGCTCGATCTCGGCGCCGGAGAGGTCGATCGTTGCCGGTGCGCAGTACAGGCCCGGGATGGCATCACTCTCCTGCACCACCTCTTCGAGCCCGACATCGTTGATGAGGACGTCATAGGTGGAGGGCACCCCGCTGTGATGCTCGATGCCCAGAGCAGTGGACGCGTTGCCTTGTGGATCGTTGTCGATGACGAGGACCCGGAGGCCGGAGGTCGCCAACGCAGCGGCGAGATTGACCGAGGTGGTTGTCTTGCCGACCCCACCCTTCTGGTTCGCCACAGTAAGGACGCGCGTTTGAAGTGGGGGCGGGAACTTCTGACCCGCCAGCTCTATCCGCCGCCGGGCATCCACTGCGAGCTGAGCCGCCAGCGGCGTGCTCTCGTCCATCACCGGTATGGCATCGATCAGGGCCAATCGTCGCTCATCATCAGGGGAAAGCGGCTTGGTCACGTCCGAGTACGGTCGCGGTCGCGTATCGACGTCGTCCTGATCCACGTTCTCGTTCCTCCGATGGTCGTTGCAGTCCCAGACTAGACGGCCCACCGGGTACCTCCGGACCGGAGTTGAGCATTCTTCACTCGGCGTGACGTACACCGCACGATATCCACAGGGCGACTGTGGATATCTTGCGGTGATTTGTGGACAATGGTGATGGCGCACGCACCCGACGCGCTTCCTGTGGACAACTAGGGGTCTCGGGGCTCCGTCGTTGAGGACTCGCTCGCTGGTGACGTGTCACATTCGTTGAACTGCCAACAAGAATCCGGAGTGTCGTGGCCAGTCTGGCCTTCGCACCATTATCCACACATCTGTTCCCCTTCCGTGGAGAAGTATCCACCGGAACGCCAGGGACGGGGCGTGACTGGGGCAAAAGGGTCGCCTGGCCGTGTCCTTTCCACAACGTGATCACGATCTGAAGCGTGTCGAATCCGTGGCTGACTCGGGGGGATTCGTCGGTCATGTTCCGGGCGGGACGACGGTTCCACGTGAAACCGCGGTGGGGATGAGGACGCGATCTATGTGCTGCGGCTCGACTGCATGTGACCGAGGAGGCACCTCCGTCCCACGACGATCCTCCGCGTAACCGGGTCACACACATCCACACGTCGCTCACACGGCCACCCACACGGCCACCCGCATTCGTGCCAGGACCCACATTCGCACTCGCACCGGCACTCATCAGCACCGGTCCTCGTCCTCGCCCTGAGGATCTCGTTCCCGTGAAACGCCATCTCGCTGTCCCGCAGCATCGACGCACCTGCCATCGCCTCAGGCGCCCGGACCTCGGCAGTCTGACCCTCCGCAGGTTCGGCGACGGTGCATCAGCTCGCCTCGAGTGGCCGGTAGAGAGACGGAGGTGTGTACCCGACGCTTGTCGCATTCGGTGGGTCGACGTGCGTAGACCCACAGAACCGCAGACTCCGCGGCCCTTGAAGTGGACACTCTCCGACGTCTTACCGGCTCGACGAACCGCGCGAGCACATAGAACGCAGCAACTGGGCAACCGGCACGCGGCACCCGGGGCTCCGAAGTTGTTCCACGTGAAACCGCGAACTCTCATACTTGGCATAGGCACTGGACCCTGAAGACGTTCCACGTGAAACCACCGACACCCCGCCACCGACAGGCCCCGAGGACGTTTCACGTGAAACCGACGCCACTTCACCCGAGCAACTGCCGCCCAGCACTGGAATCCAAGAAAGGAGCGTCCGCTGAGGCATCGCTCCTAAAGTACGCGCGACGCTCCCATCGACACTAGGCGTCCGGTCGCAGTCGGCGATAATCGCCCCCGAGGACGTTCCACGTGAAACCACCACCACTACACCCGAACAACTCCAGCCCAACACCGGAAACCAAGGCAAGTACGTCCGCTAAGGTATCGCCCCCAAAGTACGCGCGACGCTCCCATCGAGACTAGGCGTCCGCTCGCACGCGGCGATGATCCCCCCCCCCCTGAGGTCGGCCCGCTCACGAGCGCGACACAGCCCGGAGTGTGCCGGTACCACCAAGAACAGCGGCAAACTGCCACACGTAACCAGCCACCTGCGATCCTGACGGCAGGCCCCGTATCCGCATCCATCCGGCGCCCGTTCCGTCTCACCCCGTTCCGAGTCGATCGGATGCCGCAGGCCTCCATGTTCAGGACGCTAGGGACACAACCCTTCCGAGGCGACGCGCCGGGCCCTAGCTGGCCGCGGCTGGGCCTGAGCCAGTTCCCTCGCATCACGTGCTCACGTTCGTACCCATCCATCGCACGCACGTTGGCCCGACGCCACCACCCACTCTCACCGGCCGCAGCCATGTGCCCATTCCACACCAGCTGCTCCCAGAACGCAGCCCTCACGCGAATCCCAAGACGATCCTCGCTTCGCCGAGTGACGCACTTCGATCGACAGTGTGCGGCAGAACGTCGATGAGCGCCATCCCGCGCGGGGCGCATCTCGAGCAGCACCGGCGGGACGCCGCGCGGTGCTAGCACGTGCTGATGTCTACGCCTACACGATCCCGTACTGGATGCCAGTCGGACCGTCGTGCCGAAGAAGGTCCGTGTCACGTTCCACGTGAAACATGCCGCCGGCGAGTCATCTACGCACTGTGCGCGCCTTGCGTCCGATCAGTTCGACCCGATTGACGCACTGGTGTCCATCACCGCAGCGGTGGCGAACATTCGCGGGACACCCGGTACGCGCCAGCAAGCAATCTCGCTTCCTCGCACCACGTAGCTCCAACCGTTCGCCATTCATCACGAACTGACACATCACACAGCCCCATATGACCGCTCCCTCACTCTGACACTCGCGCCCAGCGCAATCGTCCACCACAACTAGCCGGCGCTATCGGTAGCTGCATCTTCGGTGCACAACCAGTCGTGGCGGGCAGTCGGCCACGCTGTCCGGGTTGCCCTTCTCCATCGTGAACTCAGAAACGCCGTCGGTACCAACGTTGCACGCGGAGCAGACCGTGCTCACATTCCTCCACGCCCCGCGCCGGGAAGAACTAAGACGACGGAGCTCCCACCAGCAACGGGCGGCATGTATGAGCCATGCCCCGGAATCTGCTGTTGCCTCCGCCGCACCGCATATCGGATCCTCAGGTCGATGAGGCTGCGCTGGCCGCTCATAGGAGGGCCACTCAGTAGATGCACGTTGCAACTAGAGCACCGACGCTTGCCAGGGGCCATGGTCGCGCCATCCCACACCTATCTGAACATCGCGCGTGTTTCACGTGGAACATGGCATCGCCCTCGGCGCCGATACGACGCTGCGCAGTCGGTTCCGATGTGCATCCGCGCTACACCTCGCCACCGGAATGCCAACCACTCGACTGGCTCGATGGTCGCACCGCTGCACCGGACCGCTTGCTACACCGGTCGATCGTCCCTATCGAGCGCCTTGCCCATCATCCAGGGCAGCCCGTGCAACCTTCGTCGGGTACGCATCCACGCCGCACGCGGAATAGATCAGGCTCCGCGACGCCGATCGCGCCGCACCAGTCGCCGGTTCCACGTGAAACATCTCCGCCGCCAGGCCGCCATCACCATCCCGAGCACCTCGTCATCAGATCCCTGCAACCAGACCATATGCCCGAGACACATCTGCTCCGTGGGCCTCACCACGACTCACGCACAGAGCGAACGACTCTCTGCGCGCATCCCGATGACCGAACGCACGCTGAGCCCAAGGGCAACTGCACACCGACCACCGCCCTGAGCCGCCAAGCGTTACCAGAGACCCCCTCGCCTGTGTAGCTGCCCGGCCATACACGCCTTCACCAGCACGTGCATCAACGGAATCGCACACCCTGTCCCGACCCCTGAGCACCCACCGTCTCACCACCACTGACACCCACACGACCGGCACCATCCGCTGACATCACGGCCGACCGCTTCAGGGCAACACCCCCATCCAGCGCCCTTCCTCGCTGCACATGGGACCGCCCTTCACCCGCGCAACACACCCGCTCTACATAGCCGACCCTACGGCTCGGCCGTCGTCAGGTGGGCCCAAGCACTAGCTCACCTCAATAATGCTGAATCGCGCCGGGTACGAACCGCCAGGCACTGGCCGGGTGCGAGCGGCTCGGTCAGGACGATGATGCCTGAGCCGCCCCAAAGGCACCCGCCATCGGGCAGGCACACCGTCACGCCTCCGGCCCAACCGCACTGTCACCCTGTCACGCCGCACGCCAGCACCCACAGCACACACAGGAGACTAGTCGTGACAGGTAGCCTCGTGCCCCTCGCCGGCCGTGGACCTCCGCGCGCTACATCCTCACACGACACCCGGCATTCGAACACATGTACTACCGAGTCTTCAGTACCTCAACCACACGCGTGACGTCACCGTCACCGAGGAGGTCGACCTCATGGATGCGCACGTTGGCACCACCCAGCTGCCGCAGCACGCTGTCCGCCCGGCTCACCTCTTCCGCCGCACGCCGGCCCTTCTGGGCGAGCAACCGGCCTCCCGGCTCCACAAGCGGGAGCGTCATCCGTGCGAGCTTGTCCAGTGCCGCCACGGCACGAGCGGTCGCCACCGAGACCTTCAAGCGCCCGTGAAGTTCCTCCGCGCGCCCGTGATGCAGCTGCACATTGTCCAGATCAAGCTCCTCAACCACCTCGCTGAGCCACGTGATCCGGCGTTCCATCGGCTCGATGAGGTGGACGTCCAGCTCAGGTCGCATCAGCGCCAGGACCACACCTGGCAGACCCGCTCCAGAACCCACATCCGCCACTGAACCCTCAGCTGGGAGGAACTGTGCAACAGCCGCCGAGTTCACTACGTGGCGAGTCCATAACCGCGGGAGTTCCCGGGGGCCAATCAGCCCGCGCAGTTCGCCCTGGTCGGCCAACATCTCCGCAAAGCGTGCCACTCCGCCCCACGCCAGCCCGAGAACGGCACGGCTCTGTGCATCGTCAACCACCGCGTCGAAGTCTTCTGACACCACGTCTTCAGTCGCCTGCGCGCACAACCACGTGGCGGTTCGGCTCGACGCCCTCAGAATCACTGATCAGCCCGGCATCAGCCACCGCATCGTGAACGATCTTGCGCTCAAAGGGGTTCATCGCCGCCAGAGCCACACTCGAGCCGCTACTCTTCACCGACTCGATCGCCTCCTGCGCGATCGCGGTGAGCTCCTGCTTCCGCTGCTTCCGATATCCGCCGACGTCCAACATCAACCGGCTCCGGTTGCCCGTCTTGGCTTGGACGGCGAGTCGAGACAGCTCCTGGAGAGCATCAAGCACCTCGCCCTTCTTGCCCACCAGCGCGCGCAATGCCGCAGGATCTTCCTCGGTCACGATCGCCACCGCGGCACGACCGTGATCCACGTCGATGTCGATATCCCCGTCGAGGTCGGCGATATCGAGCAGTTCCTCGAGGTAATCCGCGGCGATCTCGCCCTCTTCCTCCAACACAGCGTTCGTACTCGGCAGCTCCGACTCTTCAGGAGCAGTCGTGTCATTCGTCATCAGATCTGACCTCTCGTCCGTGCGCAGACGCCCTCGCGCGCAATCACTTCTCGTCCTTGGGCCCGGAGCCCTGATCGGCCGCCCCGCCAGCGGGCCTGCGCTTGGAGCGTGGAGCCTTCTTCGGCTGTGCCCGCTGCCCACTCGACGGCTCGCTGCCGGACTCCTGCGCATCCTCCAGCTGAGGGACCTCGTGGTCAGCGTCCTCGAGAGAGGCGGTACCGCTGCGCCGCTTCTTCTTGCGTGCCTTGCGCTCGAGGTACTTCTTCTCAGCCTCAGAGCCGGGAGCCGGCGAGTTCCGGATGACGAAGAACTGCTGGCCCATGGTCCACACGTTCGATGTGGTCCAGTAGATCAACACACCGATTGGGAAGTGAACACCAGTGAACATGAAGATCAGCGGGAAGATGTACATCAGCATCTTCTGCTGACGCGCCATGGGATTGTCCAGCGCGGAGGCTGGCATGTTCTTCATGGTGAGCTGGCGCTGTGTGAACAACGTCGTGGCACTCATCAGCAGAATGAGCACCGCCGTGACCACCCGGGCCTCGATCGTCGCGCCCTCACCCATGAACGTCGAGGACAATGACGCACCGAAGATCGAGGACGCCTCAGCCTGAGCCGCCAGCTCTTGCGTGAGCGGACCAATACTTGCGCGCGGATAATCTCCTGCAGCCACAGCGCTCAATGACGCAAGCACTCGGAACAGCGCGAAGAAGATCGGCATCTGCGCCAGAATCGGCAGACAGGAGGCGAACGGTGAGGTACCGGCCTCCCGGTAGATCGCCATCATCTCCTGCTGCATCGCCTGGCGGGAGGCGGGGTCCGTCTTGCCCTTGTACTTCTTCTGCAGCTTCTGAATCTCCGGCTGGACGAGTTGCATACCTCGCGACGCCTTGATCTGGCGCACAAAGAGCGGAATCAGCAGCACCCGGATGACGATCACGAGCGCCACGA
Protein-coding sequences here:
- the rsmG gene encoding 16S rRNA (guanine(527)-N(7))-methyltransferase RsmG — its product is MSEDFDAVVDDAQSRAVLGLAWGGVARFAEMLADQGELRGLIGPRELPRLWTRHVVNSAAVAQFLPAEGSVADVGSGAGLPGVVLALMRPELDVHLIEPMERRITWLSEVVEELDLDNVQLHHGRAEELHGRLKVSVATARAVAALDKLARMTLPLVEPGGRLLAQKGRRAAEEVSRADSVLRQLGGANVRIHEVDLLGDGDVTRVVEVLKTR
- a CDS encoding ParA family protein, which encodes MDQDDVDTRPRPYSDVTKPLSPDDERRLALIDAIPVMDESTPLAAQLAVDARRRIELAGQKFPPPLQTRVLTVANQKGGVGKTTTSVNLAAALATSGLRVLVIDNDPQGNASTALGIEHHSGVPSTYDVLINDVGLEEVVQESDAIPGLYCAPATIDLSGAEIELVSLVARENRLRNALAAYLKGRSRRGEPRIDYVFIDCPPSLGLLTVNAFVTAREVLIPIQCEYYALEGLSQLLNNINLIRAHLNPALHVSTILLTMYDARTNLAQQVAAEVREHFPDQTLRTAVPRSVRISEAPSYGQTVLTYDGGSTGALAYLEAAREIAQRGLQPLENYAQAPSSDDADAGNEGDQR
- the yidC gene encoding membrane protein insertase YidC yields the protein MDFFDTVLWPLKVAVAWIMVRAHDVLTFIGMDPAGGWTWVLSIVALVIVIRVLLIPLFVRQIKASRGMQLVQPEIQKLQKKYKGKTDPASRQAMQQEMMAIYREAGTSPFASCLPILAQMPIFFALFRVLASLSAVAAGDYPRASIGPLTQELAAQAEASSIFGASLSSTFMGEGATIEARVVTAVLILLMSATTLFTQRQLTMKNMPASALDNPMARQQKMLMYIFPLIFMFTGVHFPIGVLIYWTTSNVWTMGQQFFVIRNSPAPGSEAEKKYLERKARKKKRRSGTASLEDADHEVPQLEDAQESGSEPSSGQRAQPKKAPRSKRRPAGGAADQGSGPKDEK
- a CDS encoding protein jag, whose amino-acid sequence is MTNDTTAPEESELPSTNAVLEEEGEIAADYLEELLDIADLDGDIDIDVDHGRAAVAIVTEEDPAALRALVGKKGEVLDALQELSRLAVQAKTGNRSRLMLDVGGYRKQRKQELTAIAQEAIESVKSSGSSVALAAMNPFERKIVHDAVADAGLISDSEGVEPNRHVVVRAGD